One segment of Spiroplasma cantharicola DNA contains the following:
- a CDS encoding sulfite exporter TauE/SafE family protein: MGITLLWLSIIILLISILGSISGVGGGVLYVPLFLLFLNDELNEIKYISTFLVFLGSSMNVLIEIIKKRLNYKILLVGIVFSTISILIGNTISKSINSDSVIKIIVAVTLVIVTFMLIYSEYFLKIKDNSQKVYKLNKNFYITSNEGEKINILLLSLISFIGGIITSLTGMGGGPIIMPLLIIIFSLKISTAAPISHTLIMISSFISLILNPISMGYNPWTVKEVWIKNLVFAIPVILGFIAAIYLKKIIKKEIYIKWLLIIVIWISIIKIILDLI, translated from the coding sequence ATGGGAATTACATTATTATGGCTATCAATTATTATTTTATTGATATCAATATTGGGATCTATTTCTGGAGTTGGTGGTGGGGTACTTTATGTGCCTTTATTTTTACTTTTTTTAAATGATGAATTAAATGAAATAAAGTACATATCGACTTTTTTAGTATTTTTAGGTTCTTCCATGAATGTGTTAATTGAAATTATTAAAAAGAGACTTAATTACAAAATTTTATTAGTTGGTATTGTCTTTTCGACAATATCAATTTTAATTGGAAATACAATATCAAAAAGTATTAATTCAGATAGTGTAATCAAAATTATAGTAGCAGTTACTTTAGTAATTGTGACCTTTATGCTAATTTACTCAGAGTATTTTTTAAAAATAAAAGATAATAGTCAAAAAGTATATAAGCTTAATAAAAATTTTTATATTACAAGTAATGAAGGGGAAAAAATTAATATTCTTCTTTTATCTCTAATTTCTTTTATTGGCGGTATTATAACATCTCTAACTGGAATGGGTGGAGGTCCAATCATAATGCCTTTACTTATAATAATTTTTTCCTTAAAAATAAGTACAGCTGCACCAATCTCTCATACTTTAATAATGATTTCTTCGTTTATTTCTTTGATTTTAAATCCTATTTCTATGGGCTATAATCCTTGAACTGTAAAAGAAGTTTGAATCAAAAATTTAGTTTTTGCTATTCCAGTAATACTAGGATTTATTGCAGCCATCTATTTAAAAAAAATTATTAAAAAAGAAATTTATATTAAGTGATTATTAATAATTGTAATCTGAATATCTATTATCAAAATAATATTAGATCTAATTTAA
- a CDS encoding formylglycine-generating enzyme family protein, which translates to MILIQSGTFLMGGDAEDGFIYDKEGPPTLIDINAFYIDETSVTNAEFQKFTNETDYITEAEKFGNSFVFAGLLSDDERLTYQKADLMGIWYDVPGANWRHPQGPKTNIADKMNNPVVHVSLFDAIEYCKWAGKRLPTEAEWEYAARGGLVQNKFSWGNELKQNNKYNLNIWNGDFPFGNTLEDGYLDLAPAKCFDPNGYGIYQMLGNIWEWCINVKNVPLEYFKKNSTKEIIDLEINESKDYALRGGSYLCHDGFCKRYKVYSRNGTAPRSTAGNMGFRCVKDV; encoded by the coding sequence ATGATTTTAATACAAAGTGGTACTTTTTTAATGGGTGGCGATGCCGAAGATGGTTTTATATATGATAAAGAAGGACCACCTACTCTTATAGATATTAATGCGTTTTATATTGATGAAACTTCTGTAACTAATGCAGAATTTCAAAAATTTACAAATGAAACTGATTATATAACCGAAGCTGAAAAATTTGGAAATTCATTTGTATTTGCAGGATTATTAAGTGATGATGAAAGACTTACATATCAAAAAGCTGATTTAATGGGAATTTGATACGATGTTCCTGGAGCAAATTGAAGACATCCACAAGGACCAAAAACAAATATTGCCGATAAAATGAACAACCCAGTTGTTCACGTATCTTTATTTGATGCTATTGAATATTGTAAATGAGCTGGAAAAAGATTACCAACCGAAGCTGAATGAGAATATGCAGCTCGAGGAGGTTTAGTACAAAATAAATTCAGTTGAGGAAATGAATTAAAACAAAATAATAAATATAATCTAAATATTTGAAATGGAGACTTTCCATTTGGCAATACTTTAGAAGATGGTTATTTAGATTTAGCTCCTGCAAAATGCTTTGATCCTAATGGATATGGAATTTATCAAATGTTAGGAAATATTTGAGAATGATGTATCAATGTAAAAAATGTTCCGCTAGAATATTTTAAAAAAAATAGCACTAAGGAAATAATAGATTTAGAAATCAATGAAAGTAAAGACTATGCCCTTCGAGGTGGTTCATATTTATGTCATGATGGTTTTTGTAAAAGATATAAGGTTTATTCTAGAAATGGAACAGCTCCTAGATCAACTGCAGGAAATATGGGATTTAGATGTGTTAAAGATGTTTAA